The following are from one region of the Phormidium sp. PBR-2020 genome:
- a CDS encoding hybrid sensor histidine kinase/response regulator → MNAQTLTSPQIDDLLNSPVILSKDVILVIDDSPCLLAAMLRKYGYTVVTETHSQNAHAAVLDHTPDLILLDINMPGDDGYSVCKTLKASPDTRDVPVIFVSARNETLDKIQAFQVGAADYISKQFQFSETLVRIETQLNQRRLQKRLIASEAQAREKSEQLTRALAQIQETQSQLVHQAKMSSLGQLVAGVAHEINNPVNFVYGNLTYIAEYTEHLMELLDLYQQALPEPTPEIEEKIEEVDLEFIEADLPRLVGSMRVGTERIQEIVRSLRNFSRLDESDLKSVDVHQGLENTLVILQHRLKASGDRAEVKLVRSYGDLPLLECYAGQLNQVFTNILANSIDALEEKRKQASDGTAEDAPQITIETKRVGLDRICISIADNGEGMPESVRNRVFDPFFTTKDIGVGTGLGMSISYQIVSERHRGQLSCDSGLGQGTRFEIELPLRAVKNGPMGEHHYGNTGSQGVTPINIGELQQAS, encoded by the coding sequence ATGAATGCACAGACATTAACTTCCCCCCAAATTGACGACCTTCTGAACTCTCCCGTAATCCTGTCTAAGGACGTGATTCTGGTTATTGATGATTCGCCCTGCTTACTGGCTGCGATGTTGCGTAAGTATGGCTACACGGTCGTTACAGAAACCCATAGCCAGAATGCTCACGCAGCGGTGCTAGACCATACTCCTGATCTGATCTTACTTGATATCAACATGCCCGGTGACGATGGCTACTCAGTCTGCAAAACTCTGAAAGCCTCTCCTGACACTCGTGATGTTCCGGTCATCTTCGTCAGTGCCCGAAATGAGACCCTAGACAAGATCCAGGCCTTTCAGGTTGGGGCTGCCGATTACATTAGCAAACAGTTTCAATTTTCTGAAACCCTAGTGAGAATCGAAACCCAACTCAACCAAAGGCGACTTCAGAAACGACTCATCGCTTCGGAGGCCCAGGCCCGAGAAAAGTCGGAACAACTCACTAGGGCCCTGGCCCAAATTCAGGAAACCCAATCTCAACTGGTTCACCAAGCCAAAATGTCCAGCCTAGGACAGTTGGTGGCTGGGGTAGCCCATGAAATTAATAATCCGGTGAACTTCGTCTATGGCAATTTGACCTATATTGCTGAGTACACAGAGCATCTGATGGAGTTACTGGACTTATATCAACAAGCCCTACCTGAACCGACTCCGGAGATTGAGGAGAAAATCGAAGAGGTGGACTTAGAGTTCATTGAAGCCGACTTACCTCGTCTGGTGGGGTCGATGCGGGTCGGTACGGAGCGTATTCAAGAGATTGTGCGCTCGTTGCGTAATTTCTCTCGTCTCGATGAATCAGATCTTAAATCCGTAGATGTGCATCAGGGTCTCGAAAATACCCTCGTCATTTTGCAACATCGCTTGAAAGCCAGCGGCGATCGCGCTGAAGTGAAGTTGGTTCGCTCCTATGGCGATCTACCTCTGCTTGAATGTTATGCAGGACAGTTAAACCAAGTGTTCACGAACATCCTGGCTAACTCCATCGATGCCTTGGAAGAGAAACGTAAGCAAGCCAGTGATGGGACAGCGGAGGACGCGCCTCAAATCACGATTGAAACCAAGCGAGTTGGCTTAGACCGCATCTGTATCAGCATCGCCGATAATGGCGAAGGAATGCCCGAGTCGGTGCGTAACCGCGTGTTTGATCCCTTTTTCACCACTAAAGATATTGGAGTGGGTACGGGTTTAGGGATGTCCATCAGTTATCAGATTGTTAGCGAACGCCATCGCGGGCAGCTATCCTGCGATTCTGGATTAGGTCAAGGAACTCGGTTTGAGATTGAACTGCCCCTGCGGGCCGTGAAAAATGGCCCCATGGGAGAACATCACTATGGCAATACTGGCAGTCAGGGGGTCACTCCAATTAATATTGGTGAACTGCAACAAGCCTCTTAA
- a CDS encoding cupredoxin domain-containing protein, whose product MPTIYALFPLAISRILLSLGLGLAIALVNPSQVQAAPSHAVQHLARVEATELHVSLGDRQGQLKFYPNHLDLVVGQTYRLILDNPSPEKHYFSAPDFAAVSWTRKVEAAGVEVKGTVRELELKPKAEAEWVLVPEKPGEYDLECTIPGHAEAGMTGTLTITATSVESV is encoded by the coding sequence ATGCCAACAATTTATGCCCTTTTCCCCCTTGCCATCTCCCGTATCCTCCTCAGTCTGGGACTCGGGTTAGCGATCGCCCTCGTTAACCCGAGCCAAGTCCAGGCGGCCCCAAGCCATGCCGTCCAACATCTGGCCCGCGTCGAGGCCACCGAACTGCACGTAAGCCTCGGCGATCGCCAAGGACAGCTCAAGTTCTACCCCAATCACCTTGATCTCGTCGTCGGGCAAACCTACCGCCTGATCTTGGACAACCCCAGTCCCGAAAAACACTACTTCAGTGCCCCTGACTTCGCCGCCGTCAGTTGGACTCGCAAAGTCGAAGCCGCTGGCGTGGAAGTCAAAGGGACCGTGCGCGAACTCGAACTCAAACCCAAGGCCGAAGCCGAATGGGTCCTAGTTCCCGAGAAACCCGGCGAGTATGACCTCGAATGCACCATTCCCGGCCATGCCGAAGCCGGAATGACCGGAACCTTGACCATTACCGCCACCTCCGTCGAGTCTGTCTAA
- the map gene encoding type I methionyl aminopeptidase, with protein sequence MNIFSDLLSAPSPPKPSRQSAQLPGLKKQRRRIEIKSKREIEIMRQSAKIVATVLKEISQLVEPGMTTADLDAHAEKRIRDMGAKPSFKGYHGFPASICSSINNEVVHGIPNKKKVIREGDVLKVDTGAFFQGFHGDSCITIAVGDVSDEAAQLIRVAEEALYKGIEQVKSGAYLLDLAGAIQDHVEAHGYSVVEEFTGHGVGRNLHEEPSVFNFRTREMPNVKLRAGMTLAIEPIVNQGSKHNRILSDKWTAVTVDNALSAQFEHTVLVTEDGYEILTDRTKV encoded by the coding sequence ATGAATATCTTTAGCGATTTACTCTCCGCTCCCAGCCCTCCTAAGCCCTCCCGTCAAAGCGCCCAACTCCCCGGACTGAAAAAGCAACGTCGCCGCATCGAAATCAAATCGAAGCGGGAAATCGAGATTATGCGACAGTCCGCCAAAATCGTCGCCACAGTCCTTAAAGAAATTTCCCAACTCGTCGAACCCGGCATGACCACCGCCGATCTCGATGCCCATGCCGAGAAACGGATTCGGGACATGGGAGCCAAACCCAGCTTCAAAGGCTACCACGGCTTCCCCGCCTCAATTTGCTCAAGCATTAATAATGAAGTCGTCCATGGTATCCCCAACAAGAAAAAAGTGATCCGGGAAGGGGATGTCCTTAAAGTCGATACCGGTGCCTTTTTCCAAGGCTTTCATGGAGACTCCTGTATCACCATCGCCGTAGGCGACGTCAGCGACGAAGCTGCCCAGCTCATCCGAGTCGCCGAAGAAGCCCTGTATAAAGGCATCGAACAAGTTAAAAGCGGTGCTTATCTCCTCGACTTAGCAGGAGCCATTCAAGATCACGTTGAAGCCCATGGCTATAGTGTCGTCGAAGAGTTCACCGGCCATGGCGTCGGTCGCAACCTCCATGAAGAACCCTCGGTTTTTAACTTCCGCACCCGAGAAATGCCCAATGTCAAACTCCGGGCCGGTATGACTCTAGCCATTGAGCCAATTGTCAACCAAGGGTCCAAGCACAATCGCATTCTCAGTGATAAGTGGACCGCAGTCACCGTAGATAACGCTCTCTCAGCCCAGTTTGAACATACCGTTCTCGTGACTGAGGATGGCTACGAAATCCTGACCGATCGCACCAAGGTCTAA
- a CDS encoding carbohydrate porin: MSKFAFISNLSLLTVTAILTSVAAEAAPQAAFNGNKGVLNGAVESQHLAQVTSVSQLSDVQPTDWAFQALQSLVERYGCIAGYPDGTFRGNNFMTRYEFAAGLNACLDQIIAITGGGSDLDPSDLATIRRLQEQFASELATLRGRVDRLEARTSQLEANQFSTTTKLEGEAIFALGNVFDSTLDNNETAFQQRVRLDFVSSFTGQDRLLTRLQVGNSVPFGTTGNNQGLNFGPSAEGVLASQVFGDSGNSVNLESLAYSFPLGESVDVIIGATGLRFADFTPTLNPYFDDKDGGNGALSAFGQHNPIYRLGGGAGIGLNLRFGDDFQITTGYLASEANSPSPGDGLFNGDLAALAQLTYTPSPEFGLALTYNYGYFGEGNFGFNNGGGSGFNNTNFGFTGTTFTNNIGAVNPITSHSIGAALSWSLSPGFNVNAWGSYSDIYLRTNELDGEIWNWALGLAFPDLVLPGNLGGLIIGAQPYLGGLEDTNSFFENDVPLHLEGFYKVQLSENISITPGLVWLLNPNQDRDNDSVFIGTLRGTFSF; encoded by the coding sequence ATGTCTAAGTTTGCGTTTATTTCCAATCTATCTCTGTTGACCGTCACAGCAATTTTGACCAGTGTAGCGGCTGAGGCTGCTCCCCAGGCTGCCTTCAATGGCAACAAGGGCGTATTAAATGGCGCGGTGGAATCTCAACACCTCGCTCAAGTCACTTCGGTCTCCCAACTCTCCGATGTACAACCGACGGATTGGGCATTTCAGGCTCTCCAATCCCTCGTAGAACGGTACGGTTGTATTGCCGGTTATCCTGACGGAACCTTCCGGGGCAATAACTTCATGACTCGCTACGAGTTTGCCGCCGGGCTGAATGCCTGTTTGGATCAGATTATCGCCATTACCGGAGGTGGGAGTGACCTCGATCCGAGCGACTTAGCGACCATTCGTCGTCTGCAAGAACAGTTTGCCTCAGAATTGGCCACCCTACGTGGCCGGGTCGATCGCCTCGAAGCCCGCACCTCCCAACTCGAAGCGAATCAGTTTTCCACCACCACCAAACTGGAAGGGGAAGCTATCTTCGCCCTAGGGAATGTCTTTGACAGTACCCTAGATAATAACGAAACGGCATTCCAGCAACGGGTGCGCCTCGATTTTGTCTCTAGTTTTACGGGCCAAGATCGCCTGTTAACCCGTCTGCAAGTCGGAAACAGTGTTCCCTTTGGAACCACTGGCAATAACCAAGGACTCAACTTTGGTCCCTCAGCAGAAGGGGTATTAGCCTCTCAAGTCTTTGGTGACTCAGGGAACTCCGTCAATCTTGAGAGTTTAGCCTATTCCTTCCCCCTCGGGGAGTCGGTGGATGTAATTATCGGGGCAACTGGACTGCGGTTTGCTGACTTTACCCCCACCCTCAACCCCTACTTTGATGATAAGGATGGTGGCAATGGGGCCTTAAGTGCTTTTGGGCAACATAACCCCATTTACCGTCTTGGAGGCGGGGCCGGGATTGGTTTGAATTTACGGTTTGGGGATGACTTCCAAATCACCACCGGCTATCTAGCCTCCGAGGCCAATAGTCCCTCTCCGGGTGATGGCCTGTTTAACGGAGATCTCGCTGCCCTGGCTCAACTGACCTATACCCCCAGTCCTGAGTTTGGTCTGGCCCTGACCTATAACTATGGCTATTTTGGTGAGGGCAATTTCGGCTTCAACAATGGTGGTGGATCTGGGTTTAATAACACCAACTTTGGTTTTACCGGGACGACCTTTACCAACAATATTGGTGCAGTTAATCCAATTACTAGTCACTCCATTGGTGCCGCGTTGTCTTGGTCTCTGTCTCCAGGCTTTAATGTCAATGCTTGGGGTAGCTACAGTGATATCTATCTACGCACCAATGAACTGGATGGGGAAATCTGGAACTGGGCCTTGGGTCTGGCTTTCCCGGATTTGGTTCTACCGGGCAACTTGGGAGGCTTAATTATTGGTGCTCAGCCTTATCTCGGGGGTCTAGAAGATACCAACAGCTTCTTTGAGAATGATGTGCCGCTGCATTTAGAGGGATTCTATAAGGTGCAGTTGAGTGAGAACATTTCTATCACGCCTGGATTGGTTTGGCTGCTCAACCCCAACCAAGATCGTGATAATGATAGTGTCTTTATTGGCACCTTACGGGGCACGTTTAGTTTCTAA
- a CDS encoding ribonuclease D: MTLENFRVCDGDLDEDLLNRYSQGSLLAVDTETMGLLPARDRLCLVQLCDISGMVTVVRIQRGQTQAPRLKQVLEAATVEKIFHFARFDVAMLQQHLGIQTQPIFCTKIASKLARTYTSSHGLKALVMELEGVELDKRAQSSDWGNAAHLSEEQLSYAANDVRYLISLKQSLTMMLQREERLPLAQECFAVIPVFVALDLLHYSHIFEH; encoded by the coding sequence ATGACTTTAGAGAATTTTCGCGTCTGTGATGGTGATCTCGATGAGGATCTGTTGAATCGCTACAGTCAAGGTTCACTGTTGGCTGTGGATACGGAAACGATGGGGCTACTGCCGGCCCGCGATCGCCTCTGTTTGGTCCAATTATGTGACATCTCGGGCATGGTGACTGTTGTGCGGATTCAACGGGGTCAAACTCAGGCGCCTCGTCTGAAGCAGGTACTGGAGGCGGCAACGGTTGAGAAGATTTTTCATTTCGCTCGCTTTGATGTGGCGATGCTGCAACAGCACTTGGGAATTCAGACGCAGCCCATTTTTTGCACCAAAATTGCCAGCAAATTGGCTCGGACTTATACCTCATCTCATGGCTTAAAAGCTTTGGTGATGGAACTCGAAGGAGTGGAACTCGATAAACGGGCCCAAAGTTCGGATTGGGGCAATGCGGCGCATCTCTCTGAGGAGCAGTTAAGCTACGCGGCGAATGATGTTCGCTATCTGATTTCTCTGAAACAGAGTTTAACAATGATGTTACAGCGAGAAGAGCGTTTACCCCTTGCGCAAGAGTGTTTTGCAGTAATTCCCGTCTTTGTGGCGTTGGATCTATTGCACTACTCCCATATTTTTGAGCATTAA
- a CDS encoding anti-sigma regulatory factor yields MLSKFPLSASLRVPTDLNALARVLDWFDGLESSVVPQQVWLQLKTALAEAFTNAVRHAHQGASELVVEIHFEQTAEFLQLKVIDSGPSFDLDAKLQELPDVDLNATGGRGLRLMQCIADELRYLRLEDERNCLSLLKRYQAESPPDAN; encoded by the coding sequence ATGTTAAGCAAATTTCCCCTCTCCGCATCATTGCGTGTTCCCACGGATCTTAACGCGTTAGCTCGCGTTTTGGATTGGTTTGATGGCTTGGAGTCCTCTGTTGTCCCCCAACAGGTTTGGTTACAACTGAAGACGGCCTTAGCTGAAGCCTTTACCAACGCGGTTCGACATGCCCATCAGGGTGCGTCGGAGTTGGTCGTTGAGATTCACTTTGAACAAACGGCAGAATTTCTGCAACTCAAGGTGATCGACTCGGGGCCAAGCTTCGATTTGGACGCCAAGTTACAGGAGTTGCCCGATGTTGATCTCAATGCAACCGGGGGTCGGGGGTTACGGTTGATGCAATGTATTGCGGATGAGTTGCGCTATTTGCGACTTGAGGATGAACGCAACTGTCTGTCTCTTCTCAAACGCTACCAGGCTGAGTCTCCTCCCGATGCCAATTAG
- a CDS encoding SpoIIE family protein phosphatase: MTPILLIDDDLTTRMVTARALEKQGYEVALAENGEEGIDLAKRLHPKLIICDWMMPGADGLEVCRQIKAMKALSTTFFILLTARGAVEDRVTGLDTGADEFLAKPIDMDELNARVRAGLRVHQLSQDLQKQKQMLEAELSEAAGYVRSLLPVSRDHTAVRIETCFAPCQQLGGDCYDFQWLDEESLIMYLVDVSGHGVGAALLSISVLNILRSRSLPRTNFYDPSQVLEALNHAFQTSSSGSFYEEKYFTIWYGVYNSRSHTLTYASAGHPPALLLTDSGSPESAPSLKQLNTPNLPIGMFPDIEYQAQHCRVTPSAKLYIFSDGVYEIPQSDGTVWGLDAFAAWLTQTSQSGDLPLASVFEHLQDLCDPHPFDDDVSLLQLQFH; encoded by the coding sequence ATGACTCCGATTCTCCTAATCGACGACGACCTAACAACTCGCATGGTGACTGCACGAGCCTTGGAAAAACAGGGCTACGAGGTCGCCCTTGCTGAAAACGGCGAGGAGGGAATTGATCTGGCAAAACGCCTTCATCCCAAACTAATTATCTGTGACTGGATGATGCCAGGGGCAGATGGCTTGGAAGTCTGCCGTCAAATCAAGGCCATGAAAGCCTTATCTACCACGTTCTTCATCTTACTCACAGCTCGGGGAGCCGTCGAGGATCGGGTGACGGGACTCGATACTGGGGCCGATGAGTTTCTGGCTAAACCCATTGATATGGATGAACTCAACGCCAGAGTTCGGGCTGGCTTACGAGTTCATCAACTCAGCCAAGACCTCCAGAAACAAAAACAGATGTTAGAGGCTGAGTTGTCGGAAGCAGCGGGCTATGTGCGATCGCTCCTCCCAGTTTCCCGTGATCATACCGCAGTTCGGATCGAAACGTGTTTTGCCCCCTGCCAACAACTCGGGGGCGATTGTTATGATTTCCAATGGCTCGACGAGGAGTCCTTGATTATGTATTTAGTCGATGTCTCAGGTCATGGCGTCGGTGCGGCCCTCCTCTCGATTTCAGTCCTCAACATTTTGCGATCGCGCTCCCTACCTCGCACCAATTTCTACGATCCCAGTCAAGTTCTCGAAGCCCTCAACCACGCCTTTCAAACCAGTTCCTCAGGCAGCTTCTATGAAGAAAAGTACTTCACCATCTGGTACGGAGTCTACAACAGTCGCAGCCACACCCTGACCTACGCCAGCGCCGGTCATCCGCCAGCATTACTGTTGACTGACTCCGGTAGTCCTGAGTCGGCCCCCAGCCTAAAACAACTCAACACCCCCAATCTACCCATCGGGATGTTCCCTGATATCGAATATCAGGCCCAACATTGCCGCGTCACCCCATCCGCAAAACTATATATCTTCAGTGATGGGGTCTATGAAATTCCCCAGAGTGATGGCACAGTTTGGGGTCTAGATGCCTTCGCCGCTTGGTTGACTCAGACTAGCCAGTCCGGTGATCTACCTCTAGCCTCGGTCTTTGAGCATTTGCAAGACCTCTGTGATCCCCATCCCTTTGATGATGATGTCTCACTGCTACAGCTACAGTTTCATTAA
- a CDS encoding STAS domain-containing protein codes for MNPDEIKIVQPGGLLDGVKASQVRREIAECLDTGAKVILLDLKDVTFIDSSGLGALVSALKTVRAADGKMFVCSISDQVKILFELTSMNRVFKIFSDRQEFEESMLSS; via the coding sequence ATGAACCCTGATGAAATCAAAATCGTTCAACCTGGTGGTCTCCTCGATGGAGTCAAGGCAAGCCAGGTGCGGCGGGAGATTGCTGAATGTCTAGACACCGGGGCCAAGGTCATTCTCTTGGACTTGAAAGATGTGACGTTCATTGACAGTTCCGGCCTAGGTGCGTTGGTGTCAGCCCTTAAGACGGTTCGGGCGGCTGATGGCAAGATGTTTGTCTGTTCCATTAGCGATCAGGTCAAAATCCTGTTTGAACTCACCAGCATGAATCGCGTCTTTAAAATTTTTAGCGATCGCCAAGAGTTCGAGGAGTCCATGTTGTCCTCTTAG
- the gap gene encoding type I glyceraldehyde-3-phosphate dehydrogenase, which produces MIMVKVGINGFGRIGRLVFRAGLANPEIEFCGINDLVPPESLAYLLKYDSTHGRFQGTVEAKADGIVVDGKFIPCTSERDPAQLPWAKYGAEYVIESTGLFTTYDKASKHLEAGAKRVVISAPTKDPDKVKTLLMGVNQGEYDPSQHPIVSNASCTTNCLAPIAKVIHDNFGLAEGLMTTVHAMTATQPTVDGPSQKDLRAGRSAPQNIIPASTGAAKAVTLVLPALKGRLTGMAFRVPTPDVSVVDLTFRTEQATSYADICAAMKQAAEGPMKGVLAYTEDPVVSTDFTTDPHSSIFDATAGMELNANFFKVVSWYDNEWGYSNRTIDLILTMVAKG; this is translated from the coding sequence ATCATCATGGTCAAAGTTGGAATCAACGGCTTCGGTCGCATCGGACGTTTAGTCTTCCGGGCCGGACTGGCAAACCCCGAGATTGAGTTCTGCGGGATTAACGACCTCGTTCCCCCGGAAAGCCTAGCTTATCTCCTCAAATACGATTCGACCCATGGTCGCTTTCAGGGAACTGTCGAAGCCAAAGCCGATGGAATTGTCGTCGATGGAAAATTCATTCCCTGTACCTCAGAACGAGATCCCGCCCAACTTCCCTGGGCCAAGTACGGGGCTGAGTATGTAATTGAGTCCACAGGCCTGTTTACCACCTACGACAAGGCCTCGAAACACCTAGAAGCTGGCGCGAAGCGGGTGGTCATTTCTGCCCCCACGAAAGACCCTGATAAGGTCAAAACCCTACTCATGGGGGTCAATCAGGGAGAGTATGACCCCAGTCAACATCCCATTGTCTCCAATGCCAGTTGTACGACAAACTGTTTAGCCCCCATTGCCAAAGTCATTCACGACAACTTTGGGCTGGCCGAGGGCTTAATGACCACGGTTCACGCCATGACCGCCACTCAGCCTACGGTGGACGGCCCCAGTCAAAAGGATCTCCGGGCGGGCCGTAGCGCTCCCCAGAATATTATTCCGGCCTCCACCGGCGCGGCGAAAGCGGTTACCCTGGTTCTACCGGCGCTCAAGGGTCGCCTGACGGGAATGGCGTTCCGGGTTCCCACTCCTGATGTCTCGGTGGTGGATTTAACCTTCCGCACCGAACAAGCCACGAGCTACGCTGACATCTGTGCGGCTATGAAGCAGGCGGCTGAGGGTCCGATGAAGGGAGTTCTTGCCTATACGGAAGACCCAGTTGTCTCGACGGACTTCACCACTGACCCCCATTCCAGCATTTTTGATGCCACCGCTGGTATGGAGTTGAATGCTAATTTCTTTAAAGTGGTGTCCTGGTATGACAATGAGTGGGGCTATTCAAACCGCACCATTGACCTCATCTTGACGATGGTGGCGAAGGGTTAA
- a CDS encoding sigma 54-interacting transcriptional regulator: MIGAERITWLKTHTILQKLSEAALADLNDLLSDRHLAKDDVLSQADQPPDGIYILHQGQLQSDRPQGSYCLTAGTVLHLQDLLLDRNSNETLTALSESQLWQISREDFSHLLDRHNEISRLFSQQLAEELDRVSAELSYERERQSELRPYLVNRIRRGIIGTSRYAVRLRQSIKKAAKTRDSVLIFGEPGLEKDNMASLIHYGSPQRREPMIQLTSGLLQTSGAELFGRSNGKPGLLEWLGEGTLVLNNIQDLPDELREPIAQLLTTRTYHPVSRDPQTQPVSCSCNARIILISERAAPEFSNCVAQSIKVPPVRVRKTDIKALLDYNLSLCCRSRGIPKPRITPEAIRRLQSYDFPNNLRELSSLVKRAVTQADGADELTEELFWSQDNKKTRLRLNLFKSYPQLREFLRGTFWTDGLNYGITTWVFALVVILLFVGPQTRDQNVALNLFWAWWWPLILLGFPFVGRLWCAICPFMIYGELSQKLSLKLFPRKLKPWQRQAAERWGGWFLFGLFALIFLWEELWHLQNTAYLSSCLLLLITAGAVIFSLLFERRFWCRYLCPIGGMNGLFAKLSMTELRAQTGICSAECTTYQCYKGGPEKGEGQETEGCPLYSHPAQLQDNRDCVLCMTCLKACPHRSVELNLRPPGIELWTTHTPHSYEVALLFLLLGGVFLRRLPELQGLLGWSFNLGSFGQHLEVSLLALLLPAIAPLVAYGLIQGIHRLWNSPKPKPFITLAYGYLPLVWGGNLAHYLHLGLGEAGRVLPVTLATFGMSGANLPIWVADPAVISFLQGTLLIVSTLLSVILTQKIARKSWRFLLPQHLSAIALGWSLWAVILP, from the coding sequence ATGATAGGTGCAGAGCGAATTACCTGGCTCAAAACCCATACCATTCTCCAAAAACTTTCTGAGGCGGCCCTGGCGGACTTGAACGACCTGCTGAGCGATCGCCACCTGGCCAAGGATGATGTTCTCAGCCAAGCCGATCAGCCCCCCGACGGCATTTATATTCTCCACCAGGGTCAACTCCAAAGCGATCGCCCCCAAGGCTCCTATTGCCTCACCGCTGGAACCGTTCTGCACCTGCAAGATCTCCTCTTAGACCGTAACAGCAACGAAACCCTAACCGCCCTAAGCGAGAGCCAACTTTGGCAGATTTCCCGAGAAGACTTTAGCCATCTCCTCGATCGCCACAACGAAATCTCACGGCTATTTTCCCAACAACTGGCCGAAGAACTCGATCGCGTCTCCGCCGAACTCAGCTACGAGCGAGAACGTCAAAGCGAACTGCGGCCCTATCTCGTCAACCGTATTCGTCGCGGCATCATCGGCACCAGTCGTTACGCCGTGCGTTTGCGACAAAGCATCAAAAAAGCCGCCAAAACCCGAGACTCGGTTCTGATTTTCGGCGAACCGGGCCTGGAAAAAGACAACATGGCCAGCCTGATTCACTACGGTTCCCCCCAACGGCGAGAACCAATGATTCAACTCACCAGTGGCCTGCTACAAACCAGTGGTGCCGAACTGTTTGGGCGATCCAACGGTAAACCGGGCCTCCTAGAATGGCTAGGAGAAGGCACTCTGGTTCTCAACAACATCCAAGATCTGCCCGATGAATTGCGAGAGCCAATTGCCCAACTCCTGACAACCCGAACCTATCACCCCGTCTCCCGCGATCCCCAAACCCAACCCGTCAGCTGCTCTTGCAACGCCCGCATCATCCTAATTTCTGAACGAGCCGCCCCAGAATTTAGCAACTGCGTTGCCCAAAGCATCAAAGTTCCCCCAGTTCGGGTTCGCAAAACCGACATCAAAGCCCTCCTCGACTACAACCTGAGTCTCTGCTGTCGCAGTCGCGGCATCCCCAAACCCAGAATCACCCCCGAAGCCATCCGTCGCCTACAATCCTACGACTTTCCCAACAATTTACGGGAACTCAGTAGTCTAGTTAAACGAGCCGTTACCCAAGCCGATGGCGCCGACGAACTCACCGAAGAACTGTTTTGGTCTCAGGACAACAAAAAAACCCGGCTGCGCCTCAACCTCTTTAAAAGCTACCCTCAACTTCGAGAATTTTTACGAGGGACGTTCTGGACTGATGGGCTGAACTATGGCATTACAACCTGGGTGTTTGCCCTAGTTGTCATTCTCTTATTTGTGGGACCCCAAACCCGAGACCAAAATGTTGCCTTAAATCTATTTTGGGCTTGGTGGTGGCCCCTAATATTACTAGGGTTTCCCTTCGTAGGACGACTCTGGTGTGCCATTTGTCCCTTTATGATTTATGGAGAACTCAGTCAAAAACTCTCCCTAAAACTATTTCCTAGAAAGTTGAAACCCTGGCAGAGACAAGCCGCTGAACGGTGGGGAGGCTGGTTTTTATTTGGACTCTTTGCCTTGATTTTCCTTTGGGAAGAACTCTGGCATCTCCAAAATACCGCCTACTTATCCAGTTGTTTGTTGCTCTTAATTACCGCAGGAGCTGTAATTTTTTCTCTGTTGTTTGAGCGACGATTTTGGTGTCGTTACCTTTGCCCAATCGGGGGAATGAATGGCTTATTTGCCAAGCTTTCCATGACCGAGTTGCGGGCCCAAACGGGGATTTGTTCCGCTGAATGTACTACTTATCAATGTTATAAAGGGGGTCCCGAAAAAGGGGAAGGTCAAGAGACTGAGGGCTGTCCTCTCTATTCCCATCCGGCTCAACTGCAAGATAACCGAGACTGTGTGCTGTGTATGACCTGTCTCAAAGCCTGTCCCCATCGATCAGTAGAATTGAACCTACGGCCACCAGGGATTGAACTCTGGACAACCCATACTCCCCATAGCTATGAGGTGGCGTTACTGTTTTTACTCCTCGGCGGGGTGTTTCTGCGGCGGCTACCGGAACTGCAAGGGCTGTTAGGGTGGTCGTTTAACCTGGGTAGCTTTGGGCAGCATTTAGAAGTCTCATTGTTGGCCTTACTGTTGCCAGCGATCGCCCCCCTAGTCGCCTATGGACTCATACAGGGCATTCACCGGCTCTGGAACAGCCCCAAACCCAAGCCCTTTATAACATTAGCCTATGGCTATCTTCCCCTGGTCTGGGGGGGCAATTTAGCCCATTATCTGCACTTAGGCTTAGGGGAAGCCGGGCGTGTCTTACCAGTGACCCTAGCCACCTTTGGTATGAGTGGAGCCAACCTGCCCATCTGGGTAGCAGACCCGGCAGTCATCAGCTTCTTACAAGGAACCCTCCTGATTGTCTCAACCCTCTTAAGCGTGATCCTGACCCAGAAAATTGCCCGTAAATCCTGGCGCTTCTTGCTGCCACAACACCTGAGTGCGATCGCCCTCGGCTGGAGTCTCTGGGCAGTCATTCTCCCTTAA